TAATCACTATTGCTGTATAATCATCAAAGTATGCAGTACGATGGAAAATGGAGGAAAGACGAGCATGGCTAAAGACGGGCGCAGGCTCTCCGACGAGGGTTTTGAGATGGTTGCCGAGCAGTTCAAGGTCTTTGCGGAGCCGATGCGGCTGAAGTTGGTCTACGCGCTCATGGATGGCGAGAAGCGGGTCTCCGAGCTGGTAGAGGAGACGGGGGGTCTTCAGGCCAACGTCTCCAAGCACCTCGGCGTCCTGCTGGATGCGGGGGTGGTACGGCGCAGGAAGCAGGGAACGAGCTCCTACTACAGGATCGCCGACGACACCGTATACGAGCTCTGCGACCTGATGTGTGGCTCGGTGGAGAGGCGG
The Rubrobacter xylanophilus genome window above contains:
- a CDS encoding ArsR/SmtB family transcription factor, producing the protein MAKDGRRLSDEGFEMVAEQFKVFAEPMRLKLVYALMDGEKRVSELVEETGGLQANVSKHLGVLLDAGVVRRRKQGTSSYYRIADDTVYELCDLMCGSVERRLEVQLGELARS